The Myxococcales bacterium genome contains a region encoding:
- the kdpC gene encoding potassium-transporting ATPase subunit KdpC, which produces MFRQGLAAVRLLIVLSVLTGLIYPLLILGAARAFFPYRAGGSLIVADGAMIGSERIGQAFSSPRYFWGRPSATAPFPYNAAASAGSNLGPLNPALENAVRSRLTALREADPDNAAPVPVDLVTASGSGLDPEISPAAAFYQAGRVARARGLSRDAVADLIRRLQRGRQCLVLGETRVNVLRLNLALDELERNQRQ; this is translated from the coding sequence ATGTTCCGGCAAGGGCTGGCGGCGGTTCGGTTGCTGATCGTCTTGAGCGTGTTAACGGGGTTGATCTATCCCCTGCTGATCCTGGGCGCGGCGCGGGCGTTTTTCCCGTATCGGGCCGGGGGCAGCCTGATCGTCGCCGACGGTGCGATGATCGGTTCGGAACGGATCGGCCAGGCCTTTTCGTCCCCGCGATATTTTTGGGGCCGTCCCTCGGCGACCGCGCCGTTTCCGTACAACGCGGCGGCCTCCGCGGGTTCCAACCTCGGGCCGCTCAACCCGGCCCTGGAGAACGCGGTTCGGAGTCGCCTCACCGCCCTGCGCGAAGCCGACCCGGACAACGCCGCGCCGGTTCCCGTCGACCTGGTGACCGCCTCGGGCAGCGGCCTGGACCCGGAGATCAGTCCGGCGGCGGCGTTCTACCAGGCCGGCCGAGTGGCCCGCGCGCGCGGCCTGTCGCGCGATGCGGTGGCGGACCTGATTCGGCGGCTGCAGCGGGGGCGGCAATGTCTTGTGCTTGGCGAAACGCGGGTAAACGTGCTTAGATTGAACCTGGCGTTGGACGAGCTGGAAAGGAACCAGCGGCAATGA
- a CDS encoding serine acetyltransferase: MKTTVEPRAETGLARVVTELCEANGHLTRRTNEQPLPSRAAIAEILDSLRAVLFPGYFGASEIEADSLPFYLGSILDDVRRKLREQIRRGLCFQCNEPGDRCLQCDADAKDLTDRFLERLIEVRRLLATDVRAAYEGDPAATSPDETIFCYPGLLAITDQRLAHELHRLGVPLIPRIITELAHGATGIDIHPGAQIGESFFIDHGTGVVIGETTRLGNRVRLYQGVTLGAKSFPLDDHGNPIKGIDRHPKVEDDVIIYSGATILGPVTIGRGAVIGGNVWLTRDVPPGGRISQAQYVREEFAQGGGI, translated from the coding sequence ATGAAAACAACGGTTGAACCACGCGCGGAAACGGGCCTGGCGCGGGTCGTGACTGAACTCTGCGAGGCCAACGGGCACCTGACACGTCGGACGAACGAACAACCCCTGCCGTCGCGGGCGGCGATCGCCGAGATCCTCGATTCGCTGCGGGCGGTGCTGTTTCCCGGGTACTTCGGGGCGAGTGAAATCGAGGCCGACAGCCTGCCCTTTTATCTCGGCAGCATTCTGGACGACGTGCGCCGCAAGTTGCGCGAGCAGATCCGCCGCGGCCTGTGCTTTCAATGCAACGAGCCCGGCGACCGCTGCCTGCAATGCGACGCCGACGCCAAGGACCTGACCGACCGTTTCCTCGAACGGTTGATCGAGGTGCGGCGCCTGTTGGCCACCGATGTGAGGGCGGCCTACGAGGGCGACCCGGCGGCGACCAGTCCGGACGAGACGATTTTCTGCTATCCGGGGTTGCTGGCGATCACCGACCAGCGCCTGGCGCACGAACTGCACCGGCTCGGCGTGCCGCTCATCCCGCGCATCATCACGGAGCTGGCCCACGGCGCCACCGGCATCGACATCCACCCCGGCGCGCAAATCGGCGAAAGCTTTTTCATCGATCACGGCACCGGCGTGGTGATCGGCGAGACGACGCGGCTGGGCAACCGCGTGCGGCTTTATCAGGGCGTCACCCTCGGCGCGAAAAGCTTTCCGTTGGACGACCACGGCAACCCCATCAAGGGGATCGACCGGCATCCCAAGGTCGAGGACGACGTGATCATCTATTCCGGCGCAACGATTCTCGGCCCGGTGACGATCGGGCGCGGCGCGGTGATCGGCGGCAACGTCTGGCTGACCCGCGACGTGCCGCCCGGCGGTCGGATCAGTCAGGCGCAGTACGTCCGCGAGGAATTCGCGCAGGGCGGCGGCATCTGA
- the kdpB gene encoding potassium-transporting ATPase subunit KdpB has translation MSAERMTTWDAALIRRALVEALRKLRPSRMMRNPVMFVVEIGALLTTATAVPALAGDTARPVFAAAIAFWLWATVWFANFAEAVAEGRGKAQADALRQARQDIAATRLAAPTLSAAREIVPSSVLRVGDLVLVEAGEWIPGDGEVVAGAASVDESAVTGESAPVIRESGGDRSAVTGGTRVLSDRLIIRITARPGESFLDKMIGLVEGAKRRKTPNEIALDILLAALTLIFLLVVATLRPFSSFSAAAAGRGTPISLPMLTALLVCLIPTTIGGLLSAIGIAGLDRLIRKNVIALSGRAVEAAGDVDVLLLDKTGTITFGNRQAAEFEPAPGVTARALAEAAQLASLADETPEGRSIVILAKEKHGIRQRDLSALHAAFIPFSAQTRMSGVDFDGKKIRKGAVDAVAAHVANLGGAVPPAVRAGAERIAKSGGTPLVVAENERVLGLVNLKDVVKGGIRERFSQMRKMGIKTVMITGDNPLTAAAIAAEAGVDDFLAQATPEAKLNLIRRYQAEGRLVAMTGDGTNDAPALAQADVAVAMNTGTQAAKEAGNMVDLDSNPTKLIEIVETGKQLLMTRGALTTFSLANDVAKYFAIIPAAFASTYPQLAALNVMRLATPESAVLAATIFNALIIVLLIPLALKGVRYRPLGASAVLRRHLLIYGLGGLALPFVGIKLLDLAIAPFFGR, from the coding sequence ATGTCCGCCGAAAGAATGACCACGTGGGACGCCGCCTTGATCCGCCGCGCGCTGGTCGAGGCGCTGCGCAAGTTGCGGCCGAGCCGCATGATGCGCAACCCGGTGATGTTCGTCGTCGAAATCGGCGCGCTGCTGACCACCGCCACGGCGGTGCCGGCCTTGGCCGGCGATACCGCGCGGCCGGTTTTCGCGGCGGCCATCGCGTTCTGGCTCTGGGCCACGGTCTGGTTCGCGAACTTCGCGGAAGCCGTGGCCGAGGGCCGCGGCAAGGCTCAGGCCGATGCGTTGCGGCAGGCGCGACAAGACATTGCCGCGACCCGGCTGGCCGCGCCTACTTTGTCGGCGGCCCGCGAAATCGTGCCGTCCAGCGTGCTTCGCGTAGGCGATCTGGTGCTGGTCGAGGCGGGGGAGTGGATTCCGGGCGACGGCGAGGTGGTGGCAGGGGCGGCGTCGGTCGACGAAAGCGCGGTGACCGGCGAGAGCGCCCCGGTGATCCGGGAAAGCGGCGGCGACCGCAGCGCGGTGACCGGCGGCACGCGGGTGCTTTCGGATCGGCTGATCATCCGCATCACCGCCCGGCCCGGCGAATCGTTTCTCGACAAGATGATCGGCCTGGTCGAAGGCGCCAAACGCCGCAAGACGCCGAACGAAATCGCCCTGGATATCCTGCTGGCCGCCCTGACGCTGATTTTCCTGCTGGTCGTGGCGACGCTGCGGCCGTTCTCGTCCTTCAGCGCGGCGGCGGCGGGCCGGGGAACGCCGATTTCACTGCCGATGCTGACGGCGCTTCTGGTCTGCCTGATTCCCACGACCATCGGGGGCCTCCTGTCGGCCATCGGCATCGCCGGCCTGGACCGGTTGATCCGCAAGAACGTGATCGCGCTTTCGGGCCGGGCGGTCGAAGCCGCGGGCGACGTGGACGTGCTGCTGCTCGACAAGACCGGCACCATCACCTTCGGCAATCGGCAGGCCGCCGAGTTCGAACCGGCGCCCGGGGTGACGGCGCGCGCCCTGGCCGAAGCCGCGCAACTCGCTTCCTTGGCCGACGAGACGCCCGAAGGCCGCAGCATCGTGATCCTCGCCAAGGAAAAACATGGCATCCGCCAGCGGGATTTGTCGGCGCTCCACGCCGCTTTCATTCCTTTCTCGGCGCAGACGCGGATGAGCGGGGTCGATTTCGACGGGAAAAAAATCCGCAAGGGCGCCGTGGACGCCGTGGCCGCCCATGTCGCCAACCTGGGCGGCGCCGTCCCGCCGGCGGTTCGGGCCGGGGCGGAGCGGATCGCGAAGAGCGGGGGTACGCCGCTGGTCGTCGCCGAAAACGAGCGGGTGTTGGGCCTCGTGAATTTGAAGGACGTCGTCAAGGGCGGCATCCGCGAACGGTTTTCGCAAATGCGGAAGATGGGCATCAAGACCGTGATGATCACCGGCGACAACCCGCTCACCGCGGCCGCCATCGCCGCCGAGGCGGGGGTAGACGATTTTCTGGCGCAGGCCACTCCCGAGGCCAAACTGAATCTGATTCGCCGTTATCAGGCGGAAGGGCGGTTGGTGGCCATGACCGGCGACGGCACGAACGACGCTCCCGCCCTGGCGCAGGCCGATGTCGCGGTGGCGATGAACACCGGCACGCAGGCGGCGAAAGAGGCGGGGAACATGGTCGATCTCGATTCCAACCCGACCAAGCTGATCGAGATCGTCGAGACCGGCAAGCAATTGCTGATGACCCGCGGCGCCCTGACGACGTTCAGCCTGGCCAACGACGTGGCCAAATACTTCGCCATTATTCCGGCCGCCTTCGCCTCGACCTATCCGCAGCTCGCGGCGCTCAACGTCATGCGGCTGGCCACGCCGGAAAGCGCCGTGCTCGCGGCGACGATTTTCAACGCGCTGATCATCGTTCTGTTGATCCCCCTGGCGCTCAAGGGCGTGCGCTACCGGCCGCTGGGCGCGTCGGCCGTTCTACGCCGGCATCTGCTGATTTACGGCCTGGGCGGGTTGGCGCTGCCGTTCGTCGGCATCAAGCTGTTGGATCTGGCGATCGCGCCGTTTTTCGGTCGGTGA
- a CDS encoding D-tyrosyl-tRNA(Tyr) deacylase — protein sequence MRVVIQRVKRAAVTIDGRVAGAIGPGLLVLLGVHRDDTEADVDFLVNKTVGLRIFPDGDDKMNLSLMDVGGALLVVSQFTLYGDARKGKRPSFTDAAPPPIAVPLYESFCAKARALGVTVATGEFGAMMAVELVNDGPVTILIDSPADRKTP from the coding sequence ATGCGCGTGGTGATCCAACGGGTGAAGCGGGCGGCGGTGACGATCGACGGCCGGGTGGCGGGCGCCATCGGCCCGGGCCTGCTGGTGTTGCTCGGCGTTCATCGCGACGACACCGAGGCGGACGTGGATTTTCTGGTGAACAAGACGGTCGGCCTGCGGATTTTTCCCGACGGTGACGATAAGATGAACCTTTCACTTATGGATGTCGGCGGGGCGCTGCTCGTCGTCAGCCAGTTCACGCTTTACGGTGACGCCCGCAAGGGCAAACGGCCTAGCTTCACCGACGCCGCGCCGCCGCCGATCGCCGTGCCGCTGTACGAGTCGTTCTGCGCCAAGGCCCGCGCCCTGGGCGTGACGGTCGCCACGGGCGAGTTCGGGGCGATGATGGCGGTCGAGCTGGTCAACGATGGGCCGGTGACGATTCTGATTGATTCGCCGGCGGACCGGAAAACGCCTTGA
- a CDS encoding response regulator → MSDPAPKILVVEDETQMRKFLRVALASQGYLVVEAATAGEGLTAAAMHNPDVVLLDLGLPDRDGLEVVARLREWSAVPILVVSARGQESDKIAALDNGADDYLTKPFGAGELLARIRVALRRSAGRAGEPATVFSAGFLQVDLTKRQVLVHGREVHLTPIEYKLLSILIRNEGKVITHRQLLKDAWGPNSVEHTQYLRVYMAQLRRKIEPDPARPELILTEPGVGYRLRAE, encoded by the coding sequence ATGAGCGACCCCGCGCCAAAAATCCTGGTGGTCGAGGACGAAACGCAGATGCGCAAGTTTCTGCGGGTCGCGTTGGCTTCGCAGGGTTACCTCGTCGTCGAGGCGGCGACCGCCGGCGAAGGGCTCACGGCGGCGGCGATGCACAATCCCGACGTGGTGCTGCTCGACCTGGGCCTGCCCGATCGGGACGGCCTGGAGGTGGTCGCGCGCCTGCGCGAATGGTCCGCGGTGCCGATCCTGGTGGTTTCGGCGCGCGGCCAGGAAAGCGACAAGATCGCCGCGCTGGACAACGGGGCGGACGACTACCTGACCAAGCCGTTCGGCGCCGGGGAACTGCTGGCGCGCATCCGCGTGGCGCTGCGCCGCTCGGCCGGTCGCGCCGGCGAGCCGGCGACGGTTTTTTCGGCCGGTTTTCTGCAGGTCGATTTGACGAAGCGGCAGGTGCTCGTCCACGGCCGGGAAGTGCACCTGACGCCCATCGAATACAAGCTGCTTTCGATTCTGATCCGCAACGAGGGGAAGGTCATCACTCATCGCCAGTTGCTGAAGGACGCCTGGGGTCCGAACAGCGTGGAACACACCCAATACCTGCGCGTCTACATGGCCCAGTTGCGCCGGAAGATCGAACCCGACCCGGCCCGGCCCGAACTTATCCTGACCGAACCGGGGGTCGGCTACCGCTTGCGGGCGGAATGA
- a CDS encoding sensor histidine kinase KdpD, with protein MTEPRPDPDVLLRRLFDEKHQEGRLRIFLGASPGVGKTYAMLRAAGIRQAQGKPVLVGYVETHGRAETEALLAGLEILPVVESEYRGIRLREFDLDAALARQPETILVDELAHTNAPGSRHAKRWQDVLELLANGIHVWTTVNIQHLESLNDAVERVTGVRVREIVPNHVWERADAVELIDLPPEELLDRLKAGKVYVPGTVEQALTGFFRPEKLTALRELSLRQTAQRVDDQIADDARRGRAAPAPSAGERILVSVGPGPFSARLVRATKIMADELHARWYAVTIETPEHSSLPEADKERIRENMHLAATLGAETWTLTGERIGAGLLEFAREHRVNRILIGKPLHSRWKDLLKGSLLDEVIRGSGDIDVHVITGVKPDPAAAAAPRPRRWPSPAPYLWALLIVALVTGANYLLRSRVELQDIVLLYLLGVVWIAFRFAFGPAALASLLSVAAFDYFFVPPVRTFSVSNPMHLLTFAVMLVVSFVIADLAWRSRARAEAARRRDRESRLLFNFTDRLAGAATLDALLRAAVESIQEDFPCRGTVFFDGPDGFAPGLPADNPVFGEESATARWVLENSRPAGNGTQTLAGARALYLPVAAAGKTLAVLALLFEKASPYRDPEQRRLLETLTRQFGLFLERMLLEREARASRLRADEEQLRNALLSSLSHDLRTPLAAIIGSATTQLAVGPELAAESRQELNQAILEEAERMNRLVGNLLDMTKLVSGSLTPKREWQPLEEIVGSALRRLQKQLAGHDVRVRLDDPPPLIWADSLLLEQVLVNLLDNAAKYTPPGTWIEIRAENEPDLARLVVEDAGPGFPAAEAERLFERFFRGAASKGHGGSGLGLSICRGIVEIHGGRVWAEARPGGGARFVVELPTGGTPAPAEPPADEEPPAGER; from the coding sequence ATGACGGAACCCCGACCCGATCCGGATGTCCTGCTGCGGCGGCTGTTCGACGAGAAGCACCAGGAAGGCCGACTGCGGATTTTCCTGGGGGCGTCTCCCGGCGTAGGCAAGACCTATGCGATGCTTCGCGCGGCCGGCATCCGGCAGGCGCAGGGCAAACCGGTGCTGGTCGGCTACGTCGAAACGCACGGCCGGGCCGAAACCGAGGCGCTGCTCGCCGGACTGGAAATTCTGCCGGTCGTGGAAAGCGAGTACCGCGGCATCCGGCTGCGCGAGTTCGACCTCGACGCCGCGCTGGCCCGCCAGCCGGAAACCATCCTCGTCGACGAGCTGGCCCACACCAACGCCCCCGGTTCGCGCCACGCCAAGCGCTGGCAGGACGTTCTGGAACTCCTGGCCAACGGCATTCACGTCTGGACGACGGTCAATATCCAACACCTGGAAAGCCTCAACGACGCGGTGGAGCGGGTGACCGGCGTTCGCGTACGGGAGATCGTGCCCAATCACGTTTGGGAACGGGCCGACGCGGTGGAGTTGATCGATCTGCCGCCGGAAGAATTGCTCGATCGGCTCAAGGCCGGAAAAGTCTACGTTCCCGGCACCGTCGAGCAGGCGCTGACGGGTTTTTTCCGCCCGGAAAAGCTGACGGCCTTGCGCGAATTATCGTTGCGCCAGACCGCGCAACGCGTCGATGACCAGATCGCGGACGACGCGCGGCGGGGCCGGGCCGCCCCCGCTCCCTCCGCCGGCGAGCGCATCCTGGTTTCGGTCGGTCCCGGGCCGTTTTCGGCGCGGCTCGTGCGCGCAACGAAAATCATGGCCGACGAGCTGCACGCGCGCTGGTACGCCGTAACCATCGAAACCCCGGAGCATTCCTCGCTTCCCGAAGCCGACAAGGAGCGGATTCGCGAAAACATGCACCTCGCCGCCACGCTGGGCGCGGAAACCTGGACGCTGACCGGCGAGCGCATCGGCGCCGGGCTGCTCGAGTTCGCGCGCGAACATCGCGTCAACCGGATCCTGATCGGCAAGCCGCTACACTCCCGCTGGAAGGATCTCCTCAAGGGGTCGCTGCTGGACGAGGTCATCCGGGGCAGCGGCGATATCGACGTGCACGTCATCACCGGCGTCAAACCCGACCCGGCCGCCGCCGCCGCGCCGCGGCCTCGCCGCTGGCCGTCGCCGGCCCCGTACCTCTGGGCGTTGCTGATCGTCGCGCTCGTCACCGGCGCGAACTATCTGCTGCGATCCCGCGTCGAATTGCAGGACATCGTTTTACTGTATTTGCTGGGCGTGGTGTGGATCGCCTTTCGTTTCGCCTTCGGCCCGGCGGCCCTGGCGTCGCTGCTGTCGGTCGCGGCCTTCGATTACTTTTTCGTGCCGCCGGTTCGCACGTTTTCGGTCAGCAACCCGATGCACCTGCTGACCTTCGCGGTCATGCTGGTGGTTTCGTTCGTCATCGCCGACCTGGCCTGGCGTTCCCGGGCGCGGGCCGAGGCGGCGCGGCGGCGCGATCGCGAATCGCGGCTGCTGTTCAACTTTACCGACCGGTTGGCGGGCGCCGCGACCCTCGACGCCCTGCTGCGGGCCGCCGTGGAAAGCATTCAGGAGGATTTCCCTTGCCGGGGAACGGTGTTTTTCGACGGGCCGGACGGGTTCGCGCCGGGTTTGCCGGCGGACAATCCGGTGTTTGGCGAGGAATCGGCCACCGCGCGGTGGGTGCTGGAAAACAGCCGGCCGGCCGGAAATGGCACCCAGACGCTGGCCGGCGCGCGGGCGCTCTATCTGCCGGTGGCCGCCGCCGGCAAAACGCTCGCCGTGCTGGCGTTGCTGTTTGAAAAGGCGAGTCCCTATCGGGACCCGGAACAGCGCCGGCTGCTGGAGACGCTGACGCGCCAGTTCGGGCTGTTTCTGGAACGGATGCTGCTGGAGCGGGAAGCCCGCGCCAGCCGGCTGCGCGCCGACGAGGAACAGTTGCGCAACGCCCTGCTCAGTTCGTTGTCGCACGACCTGCGCACGCCGCTCGCCGCGATCATCGGGTCGGCGACCACCCAACTCGCCGTCGGCCCCGAACTGGCCGCGGAATCCCGCCAGGAACTCAATCAGGCGATTCTCGAGGAGGCCGAACGGATGAACCGCCTGGTCGGCAATCTTCTGGACATGACCAAACTGGTCTCCGGGTCGCTGACGCCCAAGCGCGAGTGGCAGCCGTTGGAGGAAATCGTCGGCTCGGCCCTGCGTCGCCTGCAAAAACAACTCGCGGGGCACGACGTCCGGGTGCGGCTGGACGACCCCCCGCCGTTGATCTGGGCCGATTCCCTGTTGCTCGAACAGGTGCTGGTCAACCTGCTGGACAACGCCGCCAAATACACGCCGCCGGGCACCTGGATCGAGATTCGGGCGGAAAACGAGCCGGACCTCGCCCGCCTCGTCGTCGAAGACGCCGGCCCCGGCTTTCCGGCGGCGGAAGCGGAACGGCTGTTCGAGCGCTTTTTCCGCGGCGCCGCGTCGAAGGGCCACGGCGGTTCCGGCTTGGGTTTGAGCATTTGTCGCGGTATCGTGGAAATCCACGGCGGCCGCGTTTGGGCCGAAGCCCGCCCGGGCGGCGGCGCGCGGTTCGTGGTGGAATTGCCGACGGGCGGAACGCCGGCGCCGGCCGAACCGCCGGCGGACGAGGAACCTCCAGCAGGGGAGCGATGA
- the kdpA gene encoding potassium-transporting ATPase subunit KdpA, producing TVQNFVSAASGMAVMAAFIRALARHGVHTLGNFWVDLTRTTLYILLPLSLVLALALVSQGSVQTFAASRPVALLDPAVDSQGNGIDQQILALGPAASQIAIKQLGTNGGGFFNVNSAHPFENPTPLAGFLEMLAILLIPAALCHTFGKMVKDARQGWAVLAAMTVIFVGLAALCIAGEQAGNPRLAALGVDQRAGEMSAGGNLEGKETRFGIVNSALWAAATTAASNGSVNAMHDSFTPLGGLAPLWLMQLGEVVFGGVGSGLYGMLMFVIVAVFVAGLMVGRTPEYLGKKIEAFEMKMAAISILIPPVLVLAGTALAAVSRVGAAAVLNPGPHGFSELLYAFSSAGNNNGSAFAGLAADSPFFNVTLGIVMLVARYWLIVPALAVAGSLAQKKHLPEGAGTLPTHTPTFVAMLIGTVILVGALTFVPALALGPIVEHLQLWAR from the coding sequence ACCGTGCAAAATTTTGTCTCCGCAGCCAGTGGAATGGCCGTCATGGCAGCGTTTATTCGCGCCCTGGCGCGGCACGGCGTTCACACACTGGGAAACTTTTGGGTCGATCTGACTCGCACGACCTTGTACATCTTGCTGCCGCTGTCGCTGGTGCTGGCGTTAGCGCTCGTCAGCCAGGGGAGCGTGCAGACCTTTGCGGCCTCTCGGCCGGTTGCCCTGCTCGACCCGGCGGTTGATTCACAGGGCAATGGAATTGACCAGCAAATTCTGGCGCTTGGCCCGGCGGCCTCGCAAATCGCAATCAAGCAACTGGGCACGAATGGCGGCGGCTTTTTCAACGTTAATTCTGCGCACCCGTTCGAGAATCCCACCCCGCTGGCCGGTTTTCTCGAAATGCTGGCGATTCTGCTGATTCCGGCGGCGCTCTGCCACACGTTCGGGAAAATGGTGAAGGACGCGCGCCAGGGCTGGGCGGTGCTGGCGGCGATGACGGTGATTTTCGTCGGCCTGGCGGCGTTGTGCATCGCCGGCGAGCAGGCGGGGAATCCGCGCCTGGCGGCGCTGGGGGTCGACCAGCGGGCCGGCGAAATGTCCGCCGGCGGCAATCTCGAGGGCAAGGAGACGCGGTTCGGCATCGTGAATTCGGCGCTCTGGGCCGCGGCCACGACCGCCGCGTCCAACGGGTCGGTCAACGCCATGCACGATTCCTTCACGCCGCTCGGGGGGTTGGCGCCGCTTTGGCTGATGCAGTTGGGCGAAGTGGTTTTCGGCGGCGTGGGCAGCGGCCTGTACGGCATGCTGATGTTCGTCATCGTGGCGGTGTTCGTCGCCGGGCTCATGGTCGGGCGGACGCCGGAATACCTGGGTAAGAAAATCGAAGCCTTCGAAATGAAAATGGCGGCGATCTCCATTTTGATTCCGCCGGTTCTCGTTTTGGCCGGAACGGCGCTGGCGGCCGTCAGCCGGGTCGGGGCCGCCGCCGTCCTCAACCCGGGGCCGCACGGCTTTTCCGAATTGCTGTATGCCTTTTCGTCGGCGGGCAACAACAACGGCAGCGCCTTCGCGGGCCTCGCCGCCGATTCGCCGTTTTTCAATGTCACCCTCGGCATCGTCATGCTGGTGGCGCGCTACTGGCTGATCGTGCCCGCCCTGGCGGTGGCCGGGTCGCTCGCTCAAAAAAAGCACCTGCCCGAAGGGGCGGGAACGTTGCCCACGCATACGCCGACCTTCGTCGCCATGCTGATCGGCACGGTGATCCTGGTCGGCGCGTTGACGTTTGTGCCCGCCCTCGCGCTGGGGCCGATCGTCGAGCACCTTCAACTCTGGGCGCGCTGA
- the cysK gene encoding cysteine synthase A: MAKIAENITQLIGNTPMVKLNKLTAGLPGIVALKLEAKNPLSSVKDRIALSMIEEAEKAGLIKADTVLIEPTSGNTGIGLAFIAAQRGYRLILTMPETMSLERRKLLKIFGAELILTPGGEGMPGAIRKAQELVDANPNYLQLQQFKNPANPKIHRETTALEIWNDTEGQVDFLVAGVGTGGTLTGIAEVIKARKPSFRAVAIEPKGSPVLSGGKPGPHKIQGIGAGFVPEILRTELIDEIIQVGDEEAGETARRLAREEGILVGISSGAATWAALQLAKRPENAGKLIVVIAPSSGERYLSTWLFEGLYENNG; the protein is encoded by the coding sequence ATGGCTAAAATCGCCGAAAACATCACCCAATTGATCGGCAATACCCCCATGGTCAAATTGAACAAACTCACCGCCGGCCTGCCGGGAATCGTGGCCCTGAAACTGGAAGCGAAAAACCCGCTCAGTTCGGTCAAGGACCGCATCGCCCTTTCGATGATCGAAGAGGCCGAAAAAGCGGGCTTGATCAAAGCCGATACCGTGCTGATCGAACCGACCAGCGGCAACACCGGCATCGGCCTGGCGTTCATCGCGGCGCAGCGCGGCTATCGCCTGATTCTGACGATGCCCGAAACGATGAGCCTCGAGCGGCGCAAGCTGCTGAAAATCTTCGGCGCGGAACTGATCCTCACCCCCGGCGGCGAAGGCATGCCCGGCGCGATCCGCAAGGCGCAGGAACTGGTCGACGCCAATCCCAACTACCTCCAGTTGCAGCAATTCAAGAATCCGGCGAACCCGAAAATTCACCGCGAGACGACCGCGCTGGAAATCTGGAACGACACCGAAGGCCAAGTCGATTTCCTGGTGGCGGGTGTCGGCACGGGCGGCACGCTGACCGGCATCGCCGAGGTGATCAAGGCGCGCAAGCCGTCGTTCCGGGCGGTAGCGATCGAGCCGAAGGGCAGCCCGGTGCTGTCGGGCGGCAAACCGGGCCCGCACAAGATTCAGGGCATCGGCGCCGGCTTCGTGCCGGAGATTCTGCGCACCGAGTTGATCGACGAAATCATCCAGGTCGGCGATGAAGAGGCCGGCGAGACGGCCCGCCGCCTGGCGCGCGAGGAAGGCATCCTGGTCGGCATTTCGTCCGGCGCCGCGACCTGGGCCGCATTGCAACTGGCCAAGCGGCCGGAAAACGCCGGCAAGCTGATCGTGGTCATCGCCCCCAGTTCGGGCGAACGGTACCTGTCCACCTGGTTGTTCGAGGGCCTCTATGAAAACAACGGTTGA